From a region of the Sphaerodactylus townsendi isolate TG3544 linkage group LG09, MPM_Stown_v2.3, whole genome shotgun sequence genome:
- the NHLRC1 gene encoding E3 ubiquitin-protein ligase NHLRC1, giving the protein MSVMATEKVEIMAKLVDQTETSLFECKVCFERYSQQKIRRPRNLPCGHVMCLKCVSSLAHPRNLKLECPFCRRACKSSETSDCLPLLHLMEILSPSAIHSPVSGRTIGTGEDMAVSASHVLTFGLSFGGWGTLLNPTGIAVCQKSGCIAVAHDGKKRIKLFTFNGSCMQQFGERGGAGNDIMYPTDVTFTLDGHIVVTDSGDRSVKVFDFNGRGKLVISESFSLPWGLDTTPENDIVMTDSEAGILYRLTADFKKGELREVRKMYSNLCNPRKVAVSQASGAISVIEHLMAKGPSFGCIRVKVFSADMKLVSQVDSFGLNLVFPSKLYPSAVTFNKEGHVIATDASNQTVFDLGKPEDFPVCKPIITQGLSYPLALAYTANNSLIVLDGGDHSLKVYTTCSNIGEE; this is encoded by the coding sequence ATGTCCGTCATGGCCACTGAGAAAGTAGAGATCATGGCAAAGCTGGTTGATCAGACAGAGACCAGTCTGTTTGAATGCAAAGTGTGCTTTGAAAGATACAGCCAGCAGAAAATACGTAGGCCAAGAAACTTGCCATGTGGACATGTTATGTGCCTGAAATGCGTCTCTTCTCTAGCTCATCCACGGAATCTTAAGTTGGAGTGTCCTTTTTGCCGAAGAGCTTGCAAATCTTCTGAGACCAGTGACTGTTTGCCGCTGCTGCACTTGATGGAAATATTGAGCCCTTCGGCTATTCATTCTCCAGTTTCTGGAAGGACGATTGGGACAGGTGAGGATATGGCTGTGTCAGCATCTCATGTCTTAACATTTGGCCTTTCCTTTGGAGGATGGGGAACGCTCCTCAATCCAACCGGTATTGCGGTCTGTCAGAAGTCTGGCTGCATAGCAGTGGCCCACGATGGCAAGAAGAGGATTAAGCTGTTTACTTTCAACGGGAGCTGCATGCAACAGtttggagaaagaggaggagcaggaaatgaCATTATGTACCCAACTGATGTCACTTTCACGTTGGATGGTCACATTGTAGTCACAGACAGTGGAGACCGTTCTGTCAAAGTGTTTGATTTTAATGGCAGAGGCAAGCTTGTGATCTCAGAGTCCTTCTCTTTGCCCTGGGGCCTTGACACTACGCCTGAGAACGATATTGTCATGACCGATTCAGAGGCAGGAATTTTGTATCGCTTGACAGCTGACTTTAAAAAGGGGGAATTAAGGGAAGTGAGGAAAATGTATTCTAATCTGTGTAACCCAAGAAAAGTGGCCGTTTCTCAGGCTTCTGGGGCTATTTCAGTAATAGAACATCTAATGGCAAAAGGCCCAAGCTTTGGCTGCATCAGAGTGAAAGTCTTCAGTGCAGATATGAAGCTCGTCAGCCAGGTGGATAGTTTTGGCCTGAATCTTGTGTTTCCTTCCAAACTCTATCCCAGTGCCGTCACCTTCAACAAGGAAGGACACGTTATAGCAACTGATGCCTCTAACCAAACAGTATTTGACCTTGGAAAACCCGAAGATTTCCCTGTATGTAAACCCATCATTACACAGGGTCTTTCCTACCCCTTGGCGTTAGCTTACACTGCAAATAATTCTCTGATTGTCTTGGACGGGGGGGATCATTCTTTAAAAGTATATACCACTTGTTCAAATATTGGGGAAGAATga